In the genome of Synergistaceae bacterium, the window ATTTTATGTGGGAGATTTCAGGAAATACACTCCGCAATACTTTCTGGGTAAGCCATGTTGATAGATATGACCCGACATTAAAAGCCTTCTTTGATAAATATTACGAAGAGACAAAAACGGAATGTCAGGAATTCATGAATGCTGTTATGGCATATGACTGCGTTTACTGGCTTAAGGACGCAATCGAGAGAGCAGGCAGCACAGACCCTGAAAAAGTCCGCGATGCACTTGAGCAGACAAAAGATTTAAAGTTAATGCACTGTGTATTGACTATGGACGAATTCCATAATCCGACGGGTAAGGACGGAGTTATTTTACGCTGCGACGAGACAGAAAGAAAATCATTATTCTTCACAAAGATCCGTCCTGAATAAGTGAAAAAGTTTATACACTTGCGCATATATTTTTTTTCGCGTCAGTCCTGATTCAAGAGTCGGGGCTGGCGTTTTTTATGGCTATATTAAATTAGGAGGGTAAAAATTTTGCAATTTACATTTTCTACGTTGATACAGCAAATAATTAACGGGCTTTCACTTGGGAGCGTTTATGCTTTGATTGCTGTAGGTTATTCGCTTGTATATTCGATTCTGTTATTCTCAAATTTTGCACACGGGGGCTTTCTCGTAGTCGGGGGCTATGCTTGTTATTTTTTGCTGACTCAGTGGGGTTATAGCGTGCCCGTCTCAATGGCGGGAGCGTTAATTGCTTCAGGACTCACGGCGATTATAACAGAGAGACTTGCATATAAGCCGATTCGTGAACGAACTACAACGACATTATATTTATTAATTGCTTCAATGGGAGTAAATATAATAATAGAAAATTTATTTGTCGTAACAGTCGGAGGCCGTATAAGAGCATTGCCGCAAAATACTTTTCCGACGGGAATATTTAAGATTGCCGGTGTTACTCTAAGCGCGTCCGATATTATTTCACTTGTAACAGCAGTAATTTTCTTGACCATGCTGCAAATTTTCTTGAATAAAACCCGCTGGGGTTTGGCGATTCGTGCAGCTGCCTGCGATATTCGGACGGCCGGATTAATGGGAGTAAATGTTACGTTTTTGATCAGCCTAGTATTCTTTGTTGCTGGAATTCTTGCGGCGGTCGGGGGGATTTTCTTGTCTGTCAGATATAGCTTGTACCCTCAATTAGGAAGTATAACGACAAAGGCATTTATTGCGGCAGTAATCGGCGGGCTTGGATCTTTACCCGGTGCAGTTGTCGGGAGCTTGATTCTCGGACTCGCTGAAATGTTGACGGCGGGATTTATAAGTTCACAAATGCGCGACTTAGTAGTTTATTCTTTGCTAGTTATAATGTTATTGATTCGTCCTGCTGGATTCTTCGGCAAGGCAGTAAGTGAGAAGATATAAACATGATGAGAAATATTTTATTAATTATAATCGGGCTTGCTTTGGCTTTAATTCCCATGGGCGGCTATCAAGAAGGAATAATAATTTTAATGTGTATAAATTGTATTGCTGCAATGGGAGTCAGCATATTAACGGGATTTACAGGAATTTTTACGCTGGGACATGCTGCATATATGGCACTGGGAGCTTACACGACGGCGATTTTAACAGTAAGATACGGCGTTCACTGGATTCCTGCGATAATTGCGGGAGGACTCATGGCTGTATTAATTGCGTGGCTGATAGGACTTCCGACTCTGAAATTAACGGGAGATTATTACGCGATTGCATCAATAGGACTCGGCGAGGCTATAAGATTAATTCTTGAAAATTGGCAGTCTTTCACGCGGGGAGCTCGCGGATTTCCGGGCATTGAGCCTTACACGACAAGGATTTGCGCTGTGATAATATTTATCGGGCTTGCTATAATAACATTTAATTTTCTTGATAGTCGGCTAGGGCGTGAGTTGAGAGCTTCACGGGATGACTCGGCGGCTGCGTCGTTGATGGGATTTAACACGCCTCGTACTAGAATGAAAGCATTATTATTGTCAGCTTTTTATTGCGGGATTGCCGGGGCTTTGCTGGGCGGTTATATGAGCTTTATTCAGCCTTCTATGTTTGACATGATGAAGTCGACGGAATTAACGGCGGTTGTAGTTTTCGGCGGACTCGGCTCAATGAGCGGGACAATTTTAGGCTCGGCAGCTATAACTCTAATAATGGAATATTTCCGGGATATTTCGCAGTATAGAATGTTAATTTACGGCTTATTACTCGTTATTATAATGGTCTTCAGGCCGGAGGGACTACTGGGCAGCCGCGAAATCTGGGAGTTATTCTCACTGGAAAATTCTAAACAGGAGGACAAATAAATGCTTGAACTTTCTCATATAGATATGTTTTTTGGAGGAATCGCAGCACTTCATGATATGTCCTTCAAAATCGAGAAGAATTCTTTAACGGGAATAATCGGGCCAAATGGAGCAGGTAAGACTACAATTTTTAATATAATAACGGGCGTATATACTCCGAGCGCGGGCAATGTATATTTTAATGATATTGATATAACGCCTCTGAAAGCCTATCAGATTAACAGGCTGGGAATTGCGAGAACGTTTCAGAATTTGAGATTATTCACACGTTCAAGCGTACTAGATAACGTAATGACAGCAGCCCAGAATAAATATATTAATTCTTACAAGGAAGATTTTTTTGCAGGAAATATGACTCAGGCTAACTGCCCGGATTCGTCTTGCTGGTATAGCTTTATTGAGTCATGCCTTCATTTTGGACGATGGGACAAAGTGGAGAAAAAATTACGTTATGACAGTTTAGAATTACTTGAGAGAGTAGGACTCTCTGACAGGGCAGAACAGGCAGCGGGGACTCTTCCTTATGGTATGCAGAGAAGACTAGAGATTGCCCGGGCACTTGCTTTATCACCTAAATTATTATTACTTGACGAGCCTGCAGCAGGAATGAATCCCGAAGAAGTTTTTGAGCTGAATGACTTAATCACGGGGATTCATAAAGATTTTGATCTTACTACTTTAGTAATTGAGCATCATATGGATTTAATCATGAAAATTTGTCCGCATGTAATATGCTTGAATTTTGGCGCGAAAATTGCGGAAGGGTCGGGCGAAGAGATTCAGAATAACCCGGAGGTCTTGACGGCGTATTTAGGCACTGAAGAGGAGGAGGGCAAATGAAGATGAGCAAAAATTTACTTGAGACAAGGGACGTTTGCGTTAATTACGGGGCTATAAAGGCACTTGCGGGCGTGTCTATTAAGTTAATGGAAGATGAAATAGTTTCAGTTATCGGCGCAAATGGAGCAGGAAAATCTACTCTCATGAATGCAATAATGGGAATGGTAAAAATCTCAAGCGGAAATATTTTCCTCGATAGTTACCCGTTATCTTCAAAAAATTATAAGATTGTCCAGAGCGGAGTCGCTTTAGTTCCTGAAGGCCGGCGGGTATTCACGACTCTGACTGTTTCAGAAAATTTGAGAATTGGCGCATTTACCCGTAAAGATAAAAGCGAGATCTCAAAAGATTATGAATGGGTGTTCTCGTTATTCCCGATCTTGAAAGAAAGATTAACGCAATATGCGGGGACTCTTTCAGGCGGTGAACAGCAAATGTTAGCGATTGCCCGTGCTTTAATGGCTCGTCCGAGAGTGTTATTACTTGATGAGCCTTCACTGGGACTCGCTCCGATTATAATACGCGATATATTTAAAGAGTTAAAGCGCGTCAATGAACAGGGAGTCAGCATTTTATTAGTCGAACAGAACGCAAGGCAGGCATTATTATTGTCTCATCGTGCTTATGTTTTGCAGACCGGGCGATTATTGAAAGAAGGCAAGAGCAGCGATTTATTACAGGATAAAGATATAAAGGCTGCTTATCTCGGCAATTAGTATATAATGCAAGGGGGAGCAATTCCCCCTAAAATTTTTATCGTGAAATATTCAGAAGCGAATCAAATCCTGTTTGTGTGAGAATTTCACTTAC includes:
- a CDS encoding ABC transporter ATP-binding protein, with the translated sequence MKMSKNLLETRDVCVNYGAIKALAGVSIKLMEDEIVSVIGANGAGKSTLMNAIMGMVKISSGNIFLDSYPLSSKNYKIVQSGVALVPEGRRVFTTLTVSENLRIGAFTRKDKSEISKDYEWVFSLFPILKERLTQYAGTLSGGEQQMLAIARALMARPRVLLLDEPSLGLAPIIIRDIFKELKRVNEQGVSILLVEQNARQALLLSHRAYVLQTGRLLKEGKSSDLLQDKDIKAAYLGN
- a CDS encoding ABC transporter ATP-binding protein, which codes for MLELSHIDMFFGGIAALHDMSFKIEKNSLTGIIGPNGAGKTTIFNIITGVYTPSAGNVYFNDIDITPLKAYQINRLGIARTFQNLRLFTRSSVLDNVMTAAQNKYINSYKEDFFAGNMTQANCPDSSCWYSFIESCLHFGRWDKVEKKLRYDSLELLERVGLSDRAEQAAGTLPYGMQRRLEIARALALSPKLLLLDEPAAGMNPEEVFELNDLITGIHKDFDLTTLVIEHHMDLIMKICPHVICLNFGAKIAEGSGEEIQNNPEVLTAYLGTEEEEGK
- a CDS encoding branched-chain amino acid ABC transporter permease, coding for MGGYQEGIIILMCINCIAAMGVSILTGFTGIFTLGHAAYMALGAYTTAILTVRYGVHWIPAIIAGGLMAVLIAWLIGLPTLKLTGDYYAIASIGLGEAIRLILENWQSFTRGARGFPGIEPYTTRICAVIIFIGLAIITFNFLDSRLGRELRASRDDSAAASLMGFNTPRTRMKALLLSAFYCGIAGALLGGYMSFIQPSMFDMMKSTELTAVVVFGGLGSMSGTILGSAAITLIMEYFRDISQYRMLIYGLLLVIIMVFRPEGLLGSREIWELFSLENSKQEDK
- a CDS encoding branched-chain amino acid ABC transporter permease is translated as MQQIINGLSLGSVYALIAVGYSLVYSILLFSNFAHGGFLVVGGYACYFLLTQWGYSVPVSMAGALIASGLTAIITERLAYKPIRERTTTTLYLLIASMGVNIIIENLFVVTVGGRIRALPQNTFPTGIFKIAGVTLSASDIISLVTAVIFLTMLQIFLNKTRWGLAIRAAACDIRTAGLMGVNVTFLISLVFFVAGILAAVGGIFLSVRYSLYPQLGSITTKAFIAAVIGGLGSLPGAVVGSLILGLAEMLTAGFISSQMRDLVVYSLLVIMLLIRPAGFFGKAVSEKI